Sequence from the Symbiopectobacterium purcellii genome:
GACGATCAACCCCACTTCATTTTTGTGGCGCAGGCTGTAGGCCGCATCGTTAAGACGTTCAAGCCACGGCGCACGATCGTTATCGTCTAGAGGCTGACCGCTTGCCATTTTCTGAATGTTGGCGCGCGGGTGCAGGTCGTCGCCATCAATGAATTTAGCGCCCAGCGCATTGGCAATAGCCGCTCCAGAACTGGATTTACCACAACCAGATACGCCCATGATGATGATGCTTTGTCCCGGCATAGTTTGATCTCTATCTCAAAATGAATATTTAAGCCCATATGATAGTTTCGCATTTTATCACGTTACCGGTATCATGATACCGGTAACAAGCAGCGGTGTGACAAAAATCACAGATTACCGATGAGGCTGACGAGGGCATAAATCGCTACTCCGAGGCGTCAGGCTTTGGCCCCCAAAGCTCGGCAGCTTTCGCTTCCAGGTAACAAAAAGAACGCTATCTTGATGTAAAAGTAGCATTTATAGATCTGACTGTATTCGTTGACAGCATCTGTACGATTCCTATATCGGAGAATTATTATGCCATTAATCATTGTAGCAATCGGGGTTGCCCTGCTGCTGCTATTGATGATCCGTTGCAAATTGAACGGGTTCATTTCATTGATTCTGGTGTCGCTGGCCGTGGGTTTGGCATTGGGCTACACCTCCCAGGGTGGGTTTAACGTCAATGGCGTTATCACCTCCATCAAAAACGGGGTAGGTGGCACGCTGGGAAGTCTGGCCCTGATCATGGGCTTTGGTGCCATGTTGGGTAAACTGCTGGCGGACTGCGGCGGTGCTCAGCGCATTGCGACAACGCTTATCGATAAATTTGGTAAGGGACGCATTCAGTGGGCGGTGGTATTAACCGGTTTCACCGTTGGTTTTGCGCTGTTTTATGAAGTGGGCTTTGTGTTGTTGCTGCCGCTGCGCGCATCCCTTTACTGTTCATCGGCGTGCCGATGGCCGCTGCATTGTCTGTAACCCATGCCCTGTTGCCTCCGCACCCGGGCCCGACGGCTATCGCTATTCTGTTCAAAGCCGATATGGGCAAGACCCTGCTGTACGGTACGTTGATTGCGATTCCAACCGTGATTTTGGCGGGGCCGGTCTATGCGCGCTTCCTGAAAAGCATCGATAAACCGATTCCTGCTGGATTGCATAACCCGAAAGTGTTTGCCGATCATGAGATGCCGGGCTTTGGTATCAGCGTATTCACTACCCTGATTCCGGTTATCCTGATGACTGGCCGCGCAGTAGCAGAAATGACGCTGCAAAAAGGCCATCCGGTGCTGGGTTATGCTGAATTCCTGGGCGATCCGGTGATGGCAACGCTGATTTCCGTGGTCGTAGCGATCTTTACCTTCGGGCTTAATCGCGGTCGCAGCATGGATCAGGTGATGGATACCATCAACGATTCCATCAAGATCATCGCGATGATGCTGATGGTGAGCGGTGGTGGCGGTGCGTTCAAACAAATCCTGGTGGACGGTGGCGTTGCGAAGTATATCGAAACGCTGATGGCGGGCAGTACGCTGTCTCCGTTACTGATGGGATGGGCGATTGCTGCTGCGCTGCGTCTGGCGCTGGGGTCAGCGACCGTTGCGGCCATGACGGCGGGCGGTATTGTTGCGCCCTTGCTCACCATTACCGGGGTGAGCCCTGAGCTGATGGTGCTTGCCGTCGGTTCCGGTAGCGTGATTTTCTCCCACGTAAACGATCCGGGTTTCTGGCTGTTCAAAGAGTATTTCAACCTGACCATTGGTGAAACCATGAAGTCGTGGTCGGCGTTGGAAACCATTATTGCGGTGTGTGGCCTGATTGGGTGCTTGCTGCTGAGTATGGTTATCTAAACGGTCGGTTGGGTTGCCTCCATGTCGGAGGCAACCGAATCACTTAATGAGACACACTGCGTGATGCGCCTACGCCAGTTTGTGAGCGAACAAACTGTGCATAGAAGCGATCGCGTTCCTGCTTGCCTTCCTCAGAATTATCGGTAATCGAGAAGAACCAGATCCCGATAAACGCCACCAGCATCGAGAACAGCGCCGGGTATTCATACGGATAAATAGGTGTGGCGTGGCCAAGAATTTTCACCCAAATGGTGGGGCCGAGGATCATCAGCACGATGGCCGTCAGCAAACCTGCCCAACCGCCCAACATTGCCCCACGCGTGGTCAGCTTCGACCAGTACATTGAGATGATGATGATGGGGAAGTTACAGCTCGCCGCGATAGAGAAGGCCAGCCCCACCATAAAGGCAATGTTCTGTTTTTCAAACAAGATACCAAGCCCGATGGCCACTACGCCCAGGGCCAGTACGGTGAGTTTTGATACTTTGAGTTCATCACGCTCCGTGGCCTGCCCCTTCTTAATAACATTGGCGTACAGATCGTGTGACACTGCTGACGCGCCCGCCAAGGTCAGCCCGGCCACCACCGCCAGAATGGTGGCGAATGCCACTGCGGAGATAAAACCGAGGAAAAAGTTGCCGCCCACCGCATCGGCCAAATGCACCGCTGCCATATTATTGCCGCCAATCAGTGCGCCAGCGGCATCTTTAAAGGCAGGGTTGGCGCTGACCAGTACGATGGCACCGAAGCCGATGATAAAGGTCAGGAAGTAGAAGTAGCCCATGAACCCCGTTGCGTAAAACACACTTTTACGTGTTTCGCGTGCATCGCTCACCGTAAAGAAACGCATCAGAATATGGGGTAGGCCCGCGGTGC
This genomic interval carries:
- the actP gene encoding cation/acetate symporter ActP codes for the protein MKTRLLLPLIGLMLPVMAYADALTGDVQRQPLNIQAIVMFLLFVGGTLYITYWASKRTRSRSDYYTAGGNITGFQNGLAIAGDYMSAASFLGISALVYTSGYDGLIYSLGFLVGWPIILFLIAERLRNLGRYTFADVASYRLQQKPIRTLSACGSLVVVALYLIAQMVGAGKLIELLFGLNYHVAVVLVGILMVMYVLFGGMLATTWVQIIKAVLLLFGATFMAIMVMKSVNFSFDGLFKAAAAVHPKGIAIMSPGGLVSDPISALSLGLGLMFGTAGLPHILMRFFTVSDARETRKSVFYATGFMGYFYFLTFIIGFGAIVLVSANPAFKDAAGALIGGNNMAAVHLADAVGGNFFLGFISAVAFATILAVVAGLTLAGASAVSHDLYANVIKKGQATERDELKVSKLTVLALGVVAIGLGILFEKQNIAFMVGLAFSIAASCNFPIIIISMYWSKLTTRGAMLGGWAGLLTAIVLMILGPTIWVKILGHATPIYPYEYPALFSMLVAFIGIWFFSITDNSEEGKQERDRFYAQFVRSQTGVGASRSVSH